Within Pueribacillus theae, the genomic segment GATTAATGCCGCTGCTTCTCCGAACACTCGCCCTGCCGCAAGGATAACTCCTGTAATAATCCCCGGCAGTGCGGCTGGCAGCATAATCGTTGCCACTACCTCCCAACGCGACACACCCAAAGCCAATCCCGCTTCTTTTTGAGATTGGGGAACACTGCGCAACGAATCCTCAACAACACGCACCATTAACGGAAGGTTAAAAATTGTTAAAGCAAATGCGCCTGAAAGAATCGAAAATCCCCAGCCCATATAGATGACAAAGAACAAAAAGCCGAACAAACCAACAACGATCGAAGGCAAGGATGAAAGTGTTTCAATCATCGTGCGAAGAAAGTTTGTGAATCGATTCTTTTTTGCATATTCAGCCATGTAAATCCCCGCGCCCAACGAAAGCGGAATGCTAATGAGCATCGTAAGAACCAAAAGGTAAAACGAATTAAATAATTGTGGGCCAATTCCTCCGCCTTCTTTAAAAACTTGCGGTGAGGACGTGATAAAATCCCAACTTAGCTTCGGAAGGCCATTATAGAGTAAATATCCTAAAAGACCAGTCAAAAGGATTGCAATCATGACAGCAATCATGTAGAAAACAATCGTTGCGATGCGATCTGCCAATTTTGCATTCATCTGTAAATCCTCCTGCGTTCCAATCGCCTAATAATTAGTATGAAAAACAAAGACATGCCGAGCAACACGAAGGCAAGGGTCCAAAGTGCATTATTTTCGACTTGCCCCATGACGGTATAGCCCATTCCCATTGTTAAAATGCTCGTAAGTGTAGAAGCCGGCTC encodes:
- the pstA gene encoding phosphate ABC transporter permease PstA — encoded protein: MNAKLADRIATIVFYMIAVMIAILLTGLLGYLLYNGLPKLSWDFITSSPQVFKEGGGIGPQLFNSFYLLVLTMLISIPLSLGAGIYMAEYAKKNRFTNFLRTMIETLSSLPSIVVGLFGFLFFVIYMGWGFSILSGAFALTIFNLPLMVRVVEDSLRSVPQSQKEAGLALGVSRWEVVATIMLPAALPGIITGVILAAGRVFGEAAALIYTAGMSSPTLDFTNWNPFSPSSPLNPLRPAETLAVHIWKINGEGLMPDVRDVSDGAALLLVLVILVFNLGARWVGHLIYKRMTSS